A single genomic interval of Pseudorca crassidens isolate mPseCra1 chromosome 19, mPseCra1.hap1, whole genome shotgun sequence harbors:
- the LOC137212822 gene encoding LOW QUALITY PROTEIN: olfactory receptor 4D2-like (The sequence of the model RefSeq protein was modified relative to this genomic sequence to represent the inferred CDS: inserted 1 base in 1 codon; substituted 2 bases at 2 genomic stop codons), which yields MESGNLTXVSEFVFLGLSQTQELQLFLFLVFLFVSTSTVMGNLLIMVTVTFGSXLQTPMYFLLXNLAVLELCFSTVTAPKMVVDLFAEKKAISCQGCMAQIFSFHSVGGSMVFFLSFMAYDCLVAVSQPLHYVTIMNTQICVGLVVTNWVGGFIHSICQLTLMIPLPFCGPNVLNNFYCDVPQVLRLGSTDTSLLEFLIISNSGVLVLIWFLLLLTSYSAILVILRSLSGQVRRKAASTCTTHIVVVSMVFVPSIYLYTQPFTSFSIDKAVSISQTVMTPMLNPMIYTLRNKEMQAAVKRLRRYQLVYKRE from the exons ATGGAATCAGGGAACCTCACGTGAGTATCAGAATTTGTCTTCCTGGGGCTCTCACAGACTCAGGAGCTCCAGCTCTTCTTGTTTCTGGTGTTCCTGTTTGTCTCCACCTCCACTGTCATGGGAAACCTCCTCATCATGGTCACAGTGACCTTTGGTT CACTCCAAACACCCATGTATTTTCTGCTCTGAAATCTGGCTGTGTTAGAGCTCTGTTTCTCCACAGTCACTGCCCCAAAGATGGTGGTGGACCTCTTCGCTGAGAAGAAGGCCATCTCCTGTCAGGGCTGCATGGCCCAGATCTTCTCCTTCCACTCTGTGGGAGGGTCCATGGTTTTCTTCCTCTCATTTATGGCCTATGATTGCCTTGTTGCCGTCTCTCAGCCCCTCCACTATGTCACCATAATGAACACTCAGATCTGTGTGGGGCTGGTGGTGACTAACTGGGTGGGAGGCTTCATCCATTCCATTTGCCAACTGACTCTGATGATCCCCCTGCCTTTCTGTGGCCCCAATGTCCTAAATAATTTCTACTGTGATGTTCCACAAGTGCTGAGACTTGGCAGCACGGACACTTCCCTCCTGGAGTTCCTTATCATTTCCAATAGTGGGGTGCTGGTCCTCATCTGGTTCCTCCTTCTCCTGACCTCCTACTCAGCCATCCTGGTGATCCTGAGGTCTCTTTCAGGGCAAGTGAGGAGGAAGGCAGCTTCTACCTGCACCACTCACATCGTCGTGGTGTCTATGGTCTTTGTTCCAAGCATTTACCTCTACACCCAGCCCTTTACCTCCTTCTCCATTGACAAGGCTGTATCCATTAGCCAAACTGTCATGACCCCCATGCTCAACCCCATGATCTACACCCTGAGAAACAAGGAGATGCAGGCAGCAGTGAAAAGATTAAGGAGGTACCAGCTGGTTTATAAAAGGGAGTGA